The following DNA comes from Camelina sativa cultivar DH55 chromosome 14, Cs, whole genome shotgun sequence.
TCgaatacatttttttgctaACGTTCGAATACATGTGACGTGTTATTGTAAACAGAGAATATATTAATTGCAAAATGAATCCGAAGTTGGGCCTGAAATGTGGCATGGCTCCTTATATTTATGAGTCATAAATATGACCTAACTTGGGTCTCAAACTATCATCTTTTCACAACAATGAGATATATAAAGTTGCAACTTCGTTATTTTATTTCTAGGAACTCAAACTAGAGACACTCAGTGTCAGTCATAATGTCAAAtgtttcttctttggctttAAATTTAAATTGGACCGGAAGACATAATATCATTGGCAGTATACGTACGTATATAGGAGGAACTTTGAGTTGGCAAGAGAGATCCAACGGGTTATACACTGTTGTCTTCCTATAGTTGAACCTGAACAAACGATGGAGATTCACAATCGAGCTGGGCTTATTTAATTATGAcgtaaagaagaagacaaaattaAGAGACAGTATAATTTATATCGATCGACCAGTGGCGCTCTCATGCGAGAGGACATACTTGTTAAACAGCTGTAATAACTATAGCTCAAtttagtccttttttttttttttctattctcgTTTACTTTCTTTACAGTTTCTAATTTGCATTGAAAAATGAACATAGAGGGTAGCAGCTAAGATGGGATTGTAAGTCTAGATGTCGAAACGCTTCCATGCAATTTGCCACGTTTAGATGAACAACACCGGTTAACGTGGGTAACCGTAATAAACCGAATTGGTTTAAACTctgttttcaaatttaaaagcACACTCTCTCGCCACCTTTGTCgtctctgcaaaaaaaaaaaaggatcggATCTCATCAGAATCTGAAAATGGCGTCGATGAAAGACGTTCATCTCTTCCGTCGTTACCTGTCAATCTTTCTCAGTCTCTTTCAAAGCCTGTTTTCATGTTTCTTCGATTTCCCCATACTCATCAAAATCGCCGACTCGTTCTTATCTCTGTATTTCTTGGTTTTCTGCGATCTCCGACCTGTAACCGTCGATCTAGACGACGGAGAAACCACTGTACATTTCTGGATCTCCGGCCACCGTAGAATCTCCCGTCCCAATCTCGTCATGCTCCACGGATACGGTGGAAACTCCAAATGGCAGTTCGTTCACCAAGTCTCCGATCTCTCGAGATCTTTCAATCTCTTCATTCCCGATTTGCTCTTCTTCGGGAAATCTTACTCGAGGAATCCAGATCGGAGCGTCGAGATTCAGGCGAGGAGCGTCGCCGGAGGATTGAAGAAACTGGGTTGTTGTTGTGTCGAAGGAGTAGGGGGAGGAAGGGTCTCGGTGTATTCGATAAGCTACGGTGGATTCGTGGCGTATGGAATGGCGGAGATGTGGCCGGAGATGGTTGAGAAACTGGTGATCGTGAGCAGTGGAGTGGGGTTCACGCAGAAGCAGAAGACGGCGGAGATGAAAAAACACGGCGGAGATTGTTCCAAGATTCTTGTTCCGAAAACTCCGATGGATCTGCGGTTGTTGATTAAGATCTCTATGAACACCGGTTTAACGTTCGTTCACTGGGTTCCTGATTTCATCCTTTCCCAATTCATCTCTGTAAGattttatttctgtttatttGCAAATTTGGTCCTTTAAATTGTTTGTTCGTTGATTATGAGCCTAAAGGTATGAAATTGGTGAATATTATCCTATTTCTCTTCTTGTAGGTGATGTATGAGAAAAATCGGCAGGAGCTTCTTGAGCTAGCTAAGAATTTGttggagagagaagaggaaCCAGAATTGACTGTAATCTCACAGGTGatttttagtaaattatttcgctttattattattcaaaattgaTATTTTGTGATTCTTAATCACTAGTAATGATAACTTTTAAAGCATCAAGATAAAATATTAACAAGTTGTTGATGAGTCGCTTATACTTTggtagaaaatattaattttgtgacTGGATTGTTTTGGAGACCAGACatactatttttgtttctttgcttcaaCTTTTCTATTATTTATAAGCCAGTGGAGGACACTATGGATTAAGAGATGCTTTACTAGAAATCGAATCTACgaatataaaaaatgatgtGATTAATATGATATTCATAATGCAGAAAACGTTAATCGTTTGGGGGGACAAGGATAAAGTATTTCCCTTGGAGCATGCTTATCGGCTGCAAAGGTAAACTTATACT
Coding sequences within:
- the LOC104740439 gene encoding uncharacterized protein LOC104740439, which encodes MASMKDVHLFRRYLSIFLSLFQSLFSCFFDFPILIKIADSFLSLYFLVFCDLRPVTVDLDDGETTVHFWISGHRRISRPNLVMLHGYGGNSKWQFVHQVSDLSRSFNLFIPDLLFFGKSYSRNPDRSVEIQARSVAGGLKKLGCCCVEGVGGGRVSVYSISYGGFVAYGMAEMWPEMVEKLVIVSSGVGFTQKQKTAEMKKHGGDCSKILVPKTPMDLRLLIKISMNTGLTFVHWVPDFILSQFISVMYEKNRQELLELAKNLLEREEEPELTVISQKTLIVWGDKDKVFPLEHAYRLQRHLESSRLEIIKETGHAVNIEAPTTLNNLITSFVLS